TATCTCCCTCGACCTCAGAAGCGGCGGCGATATTGACCTGATCATCAAGCAGCTTAAAGGCATATCATGCCACATGAAATACGGTTTCGGCCAGAACACTGTGCTGAGTTGTTCCGACGCTGTGGGCAAAGCCCTTGAGCTTGCTCTCAAAGCCTCGGCACTTGAGATAACTGTTACGGGCAAGCAGGAAAAACTCAGCGTTGACAAGCTCCTTGAAACAGTGAGTGTTCATGAGGAAGAGCATAAGGTGAAAAACGGCGCCTGCCCCGAATGCGGCAGCCCCATAGAACACGTAGAAGGCTGCGATATTTGCTACTCCTGCGGCTATTCGCACTGCAGCTAAGGCAGGCAGTATATATTACCGAAGAATCTTCCGTAATCCAGACTCAAGGCCGCAGTATAAGACATGCTGCGGCCTTTTTTTTCATATTTTTCTCAATTTCGCTGTAATTCAGCAAAAAAATACTTTAAGATCCATTCATACGGACGATAACTATATCAGGTGGTTTTAGGGCATGGATGCCCGTTTTATGACTAGGAGGTCTTATGAAGTCCAGCGAAGAATTCCTGAGCAATGTTTTTGCCGTTCTCGGACATATAAATCAGGCTATAGAGCGCAATGTGTCCATTCTCCTTGAAAAGAAAGTCGAAGGAAAATCATCTCACTTCAATGTAATTCTCAAAGGCGAAAAAGAAGGCGAAGTATTTGTAATGGCTTCCGATCTCACCGAAGAACAGCTTAAATGGTATGTGTTCGGGCTGGGTGACGGACTGGGGCTTACCCCCGAACAGCTTAAAAATCACACAAAACAGCAAAAAACCGCCTGAAAAGGCGATTCCCTAAAAATTATTTATACCGCTTAAGTTCCAGAGAGCGGCGGGCTTCGAAAGAGCCCGCCGTTTTTTTATAAACTATTCAGCCGGTACGCCTCCCCTGCCCTGCATAGGCTGAAAAGGATACTGACCAAGCATTACACCGTTAGGGGTCAATGTAAGGCTCATTTTGTTGCCGCTTTTATCAGTAACCGGAGCCGACCACACTGTGAAGCCTCTGGGGGTTGTGAAGCCTTCCAGTTTGCCAACCTGATAGCCTTTCAGATTAGCCGCAGCGTAATCATTAATAATCTTCCCGGCTTCTGCCTCTGTGTACTGAGTAACTGCCTTCGGCCCTCTCTGAACATTAGCCTGAGCCATCATTTTTCTGCCTTTAAACTGACCGCCCTGATAATTCATGCCCTGATACTGTCCGCCAGCCTGAACACACTGTGCGTAGCCCATACCGCCGCCCATACGCGCGTATGCTGATCCGGCGAATGCTATCGTAAGAATTGCCGCCATTGCTATAACTGTTTTTCTCATTTTATGCCTCCTTAAATGAGCTTTTACAGTTAATAAAGCAAAGTCCGTTCCCAAAGTGCCAAACAGAAATTATCTTATATAACAGCACCTAACCCGAAACCATGATTTTCATCCGCAGTTAATATTCTGCACAGATGAGCAGAAACTGCACAATATCCCGTCTGCAGTCCGGATTAAAAAATTGACCCTGACTGCTTAGTCTGCTATCTTTCAAAATACTTGAAAACACGGTGTAAAATGAAATTCCTTCTCATACAGCTATACCAGACAGGAGACGTAGTTCTTACCACGCACATCCAAAGAGAAATAAAAAACGCGTACCCTGATGCGGAAATAGATTTCCTCACATTTACAGCCAACAAACCTGTTCTGGAAAACAGCCCCTATCTCAGAAATATCTTAACTACTGACAGAAAAAGCGGACTGAAAGGCCTTATTAAAATCATCATACAGATACGGAAAAATAAATATGATGCAGTGCTGGACTTCATGAACAATCCACGCACAGCTTTGATAAGCCTTTTCAGCGGGGCAAAAAACACAGTGGGCTACGCCACAAGCAGAAGAAGGCGGTTCTACAACACTCTGGCCTCCAGACTGGAAGGCAGCCCCGGAGAGACCAAGCTTTCGCTCATAGCTCCGTTTATCAGTGATTTCAGACCCGAAACCCATAACACACGCCCTGAACTTTTCACATCAGAAGCAGCAGATGAAAAAGCCGCAGAGGTTCTCAGCAGCTTCGGAATCAAAGACAGCGACTTCATAGTAACCATGTCCCCCACCCATAAACGTGATACCAGAAGGTGGAAACTTAAGCATTTCATGAACATTGCCTCTTTTGTCACCGAAAAATATGATGCAAAGGTGATTCTTACCTATGGTCCGGGCGAAAAAGGGTATATAACTGACAATGTACCGGTGATGCCTGAAAATGTTTATCTTATGCCGCAGCTTTCACTCGGTGAGTTTACAGCACTTATAAAAAGAGCAAAGCTCCATATAGGCAATGATTCTGCACCGCACCACATAGCAACGGCGTTCAAGATACCAACATTCATCATTATCGGTTCCTCCCATACAAGCTGGGTGTTCAGCTCTCCAGAGCACACCTGTATCACCAAAGGGATGGACTGCCAGCCCTGCGGCAAATCAGTATGTGCAATCAGCGGGGAGATACCCTGCATGGAGAATCTGACCGCGGACGATGTTAAGCCCGCGCTGGAGAGGTTTATAAAGAATGTTTTCCGCCTTTAAATCAGTACCTGTTTTAAGTTATACAAGTATTTCAGATAAAAGCGACATCACAAAAGAAGACTTCAGAAGGCAGATGAGGGTTCTGGCGCGCGGCGGGTACACCCCTGTTTCCGCAGTCAGGCTCCATGAGTTTATGCTCGGTGACGGGGATTTGCCCCGCAGACCTGTTGTAATCACCTTTGACGGCTGCCTTTTTGACAACTGGGTAAACGCCATGCCCGTTCTGGATGAATTCGGCTTTAAGGCGGTTTTTTTCTGCATAACTGGCTTTCTTCATGACACGCCCAGAAGACCGCAGCACGAAAACCAAACACTGCCGGACAGAGATCAGGCTTTTGAACAGGCGCTCTGCAACAAAGACTTTTCCGGCTTCATGAGCAGGCAGGAGGTTTATGAAACAGTCCACGGACTGGGGCATGAGGTTTACAGCGGCTCTGTCACACACCCTATGATTTTCAGTTCAGCCAGCCAGAACGGCATCTTCCCTGACAAGCAGCATTGGTGCTTTCACAGCATATGCGGCAAATTGCATAAAGGTGATAAGGTATATGACATAGGCTCCGCCCTTGCTTACAACGGCTACGTAATCAAAGACGGCTCACCCGTTCTGAGGGGCATGGACGAGAGGGCAAAGCTGTGCCGATTCGAGCTTGAGGAGAGCAAAAAGGAGCTTGAATACCTTCTCGCACGTCCCTGCGGATTTTTCAGCTGGCCCTGCGGTCAGTATGATAAGCTTTCGCTGAGCATTCTTGAGGAAACAGGGTATAAAGGAGCATTCACCTTTGACAGAGGCTCAAACGCCCGTAATACGGATGTACGGTATATAAAAAGAATAAAAGTCAAAGGAAGAAGACCGCTCATCTGGCTGCGCAAGAAACTCGGAATCTACTCCAACTCAATAACCGCCAGCCTTTTCGGCAGAAAATTCAAACTGAAAATCTAGATACAAAAACGCCCTCCTGAGGGAGGGCGCCAGGCTGATTACAAAAACAGCAACTGACTTGTTCATACATATAAAATCCCCCTCAATCCCCCTTTATCAAAGGGGGAAGTTACTGTGATTAAAAGCAGAATACCCTCCTTTAGCAAAGGAGGGCAGGGGAAGATTTATGCAAAGGGCGCTTAGCTTTACATAGTAGGAACAGTTTTGGAGGCGTAAGCCGCTTTTACAAGCACCTCATCCAGTCTGGAGGCGTAGTATTTTGTTGTGTCCTGAAACTCCGCGACTTCTGCCTTCGGAAGTTTCGGCGCTGGAGCCTTGAACGTCAGCGGGTTTATGTACGTGTTCCCTTTTCTCAGACGGTAGTCGACATGGGGACCGGTGGATATGCCTGTACTGCCGACATAGCCGATGACCTCACCCTGCCTGACATACTTGCCTACATTCATGCCGTTTGCGAATCTGGAAAGGTGGAGGAAAAGAGTGTGGTAGTCGTTAGTGTGACGGAGACCGATGTAGTTGCCGTTATATTTTCCGTAGCCTCTCTTGCTCACGTAACCGTCAGCAGTGGCGTATATGGGTGTGCCCACGGGCGCGGCGTAATCCACTCCGAGGTGGGGTCTGACTTTGTTAAGCACAGGGTGGAGCCTGTTGTAGCTGAATGTTGATGAAACCCTGCCGAATTTAAGCGGAGCCTTGAGGAATCCTTTTTTAAGAGCGTTGCCTTCGGGGGTGAAGTAGCCCCTTGTCTTGCCGTTTTCATAGTAGAGTGCGCGGATGTGACGGCCGTTGTTGAAGAAATCAGCCGCGTGAACTCTTCCGTAGCCTGCGAACTCACCCTTGATGAAGCGTTTGTCCACAAGGAGGGTGAAGCTGTCACCGTGGCGTATGTCTTTGAAGAAGTCGATCTCCCATTCGTAGATCTCTGCCATTTTCATAGCCAGAGAGAAGTCCTCCCCGGTTGAGGTTATGGCGTTGTAGAGGCTGCTTTCAATAGTGCCGGAAACATAGGCTGTTACAGTTTCCACGGGATATTTTACCGCTTCAACCCTGAAACCGTCGCCGTCTTTCTCTACACGAAGCTCTTTATCCATACTGAGTTTAAAAAGCACCGAGTTTTCATCGGTAAGAAGAGTGGCTCCCGCTTTCAGAGTAAAATCGGGCAATTGGCTTTTAATTTCTTTTACGATTTCCACAACCTGCGCAGAATCGAAAATCCCCCCAAGGATCGAGTACAGAGTTTCGCCGAATTTCACAGTCCTTTCAATATAAGGGGAAGCATGGGAAACCTGAGCCGTAAAAATAAGCACGGCGGTAAGCACGGAAAATACAAATTTTTTCATCATCACACAGCCTTCTTTCTCTTTTTTTGAAAATAAAAGTAGCACACAATAATAACGGCTACAAAAACAAGCAGTAAAATACTTATCGTCTTTAATTTACTGTGCATTAGCTCAGGATTGTTTCCGATGAAAAATCCCACCCACGCAAGCACGACAACCCAGATTCCCGCGCCCAGACCTGTGTAAAAACAGAACTTAGGGATATTCATCCCGGCGAGTCCTGCCGGAAATGAAATGTACTGTCTTATCACAGGGATGAGCCTTCCGGTAAAAGTTGTGACCTCTCCGTGTTTCAGGAAAAAGCCATCAACCTTAGCAAACTTTTCCTCGTTAAGAAAAAGATACCTGCCGTACTTTTTAAGAAGCCCTCTGCCCATGTAAACGGCAATAAAGTAATTTACCAGTGCCCCTATCACGCTCCCCGCCACGCCGGAGAGCACAACAAAATATATGTTCATCTTCCCCTGCGCCGCCAGATACCCCGCCGGGGGAACCACAACCTCGCTGGGAAAAGGAACAAACGAGCTTTCAAGAGCCATGAGGAAAACTATCCCCCAATAGCCCATGCCGTGAACGGCATCCAGAACAAAATTAACAAACGCGCTAAGCATTGCCACCCCTGCCTGTCAGAAGTTCTTTCGCCTGCTCAAGGGAGGAAGGGGTTTTTTCTCCCGCTATCATCAGCGCGAGAACCTCTTCCCTTTCATCATCACAGAGCGCTTTCACATCGGTTCTGGCCTTGTCGCCGTCTGTACCTTTTGAAATGTGGAAGTGTCTGTTCCCCTCTGCCGCTACAACAGGAAGGTGAGTGATAACTATAACCTGCTTGCCGCGGGCTATGCTGCCCAGTTTTTTTGCCACCTGCTTCGCCGTTTTTCCGCTTATGCCGGTATCTATTTCGTCAAACACCAATGTGCCTACACGGTCAGACTCGGCAAAAACATCCTTAAGCGAAAGCATAACCCTTGAAATTTCCCCGCCTGAGGCCACTCTTGCCAGAGGAGCCGGAGGAAAGCCGGGGTTTGTGGATATATAAAACTCTGTGCGTACACCGCCCAGTTCGTCAAGTTCGTCCTGAGGAAAAAACTCAAGTTTAAAGACCGAGTTTTTGAGTTCCAGTTCACTTAAATTTTTAATAATTTCAGCAGAAAGTTTTTCGGCAGCCTTTTTTCTGGCAGAGTTGAGTTCATCCGCCTTTTTCTGTGCCTCTGAGTGAAGCGCGGTGACCTCCTTTTCCATTCTAGACATTGAGTCCTCGTCCAGAAAAAGGTTGTCCAGCCGCTCTTTTATAACCTGCCCGTGGCGTATTACCTCATCCAGCGTACCGCCGTATTTCTTCATCAGGTTAGCTAAACGGAACTTCCTGTCCATGAGCCTGTTAAGCTCTTCGGGGTCAAGCTCCTGCATATCCAGCATCTTTTCCAGAAATGCGGTCACATCCGCTATCTTATATCCCACATCGGCAAGGCTGTCCGCGGCGGAAGCCAGCTCCGCACCGTAATCCGCAACAGAGGACATAAGGGAGGAGGCGTTTCCTATCAGCTCCGAGGCGTTTATTTCGCCGTCTTTCAGATAGTTCAGGGAAGTTGCCGCCGCTTCGCGTATCTTCTCCATATGGGAGAGCATCTTTATCTTTTCCTCAAGCCCTTCATCCGTACCGGGGTCGATACGCATTGATTCTATCTCGTTAAGCTGAAATTCCAGAATATCCTTTTCTTTCAGTGTTTTTGCTATGTCAGACTTGATATTTTCAAACTTTTTCTTTTTTTCCAGATATTTACCGTATGCCGCAAGATAAGCGTCTTTCGGCTTCTGCTCCACAGCGGCATCCAGAAACTCTATATGGCAGGCAGGGTTAAGGAGCCTCTGGTGCTCATGCTGCCCGTGTATATCGGCGAACCCTTCCGCAACTTCCTTAAGCTGAACAACCGTTGCCAGTTTTCCATTGAGATAAACACGGTTTTTCCCTGCGCTGTCTATCTCTCTGCGGATTATGACTTCGTCCTCAATTTCGAACTGCTCTCTGGTGTCACCTGTAAGGTGAGAGAAATCACCGCTGAAAAGCCCTTCCACCACAAGCTTTTTCTCCTCATCACGAAGAAGGGTTCTGGCGAAGCGTTCACCCAGCAGAAGCTTTAAAGCACCTATAAACACAGATTTGCCCGCTCCGGTTTCCCCGGTGATGATGTTCAGTCCTTCCCCGAACTCAACCGTGGCGGACTCAATAACAGAAAGATTTTCAACACGAAGCATATTAAGCATCAGGAATCGCCCCAGCCGAGTTTTTCCCTTAGAAGGGAGTAGTAGTTTTTATTTTTCGGAACCACCAGAACGGTGGGAGATTGAGCTTTTTTTACGGATATGGTCATTGTCGGGTCTATGGAACGCCACACCTGACCGTCATAGGTGATGGACACATTTTCGTCCCTGCTTCTGAGTTTTATGGTTATGTTGCTGTTGTCGCTTATAACTATCGGCCTGTTGGTGAGTGCATGGGGGCAAATGGGGGATATGATTATTGTCTCCGTCTCAGGGTGAACAATGGGCCCTCCGGCTGCAAGATTATACGCTGTGGAGCCTGTGGGGGTGGAGATAATCAGCCCGTCCGCCCTGTAGCGGTTCACGAAATCTCCGTTTATGTAGACTTCCATCTCTATTATTCGGGCAAGGTCAGATTTATTGAGAACCACATCGTTGAGAACTTCTATCTCAAGAGTCTTCCGCCCCTCCTCCTCGATGTGGCAGTGGAGCTTCATCCTCTTTTCCAGCCTGTAATTATCGTTCAGGAAATCATCAAGAGCCGCGACAGCTTCGTCCACCCTTGTTTCGGTAAGAAAGCCTAGTCTGCCGAGGTTCACCCCAAGCACAGGCGTTTCTTTGCTGCCCAGAAGGCGTGCGGCGGATATAAGGGTTCCGTCCCCGCCGAGGACTACAACAAGGTCTGATTTTTCTCTGATTTCATCATGGTCTGCGGGCTCAGCACCCATTACTGCGGCGGCTTTCTCCTCAAAGAGGATGCAGACACCTTTTTCGGCAAGGAAAGCGCATACTTTTTCAAGAGTCTGTCTGACTTTCTCCCCGTGAGGCTTTGCTATAATAGATATAGTTTTCATCCGCTACCCGTTTGATAATCTCCGTAAGTCCAACGAAGTCTGACGGGCAATTGTATACAAAATACGCAGGATATTCAAGATTTCCTTTTGCTCCGCGTATCGGGGACTGGACAAGCCCGCGGAAGAATAATGATGATTCCTCCGCAGCCCTTATCACGGATTCTATAACACGGACATGCACGGATGTATCTGATACTATTCCGTTTCGGCCTATTTCACCCCTTTCCGCCTCAAACTGGGGCTTAATGAGGAGCACAGCCTCAGTGCCTTCGCGGCAGAACTGTACGCAGGAGGGAATAATCATTGAAAGGGAGATAAATGATACATCGGAAACGATTATATCAGCCTTTTCGCCTATGGTTTCAAACGGAATTGTGCGGAAGTTGGTCTGCTCAAGGTTTATGACACGGCTGTCTTTCTTAAGCTTTTCATGGAGCTGGTTTGTGCCCACATCAACAGCGAACACCTTCTTTGCCCCCTTCTGGAGAGCAAGATCCGTGAAACCGCCGGTGGAGGCGCCTATATCCAGAACTGTTTTATTCTTAAAATCAAGTCCGAAGGCGCTTACCGCCTTCTCAAGCTTCAAACCGCCCCGGCTGACATACGGCAGGGTTTCCTTCAGCCTCAGCACGGCATCGCGGCTTATCATCTGACCGGGCTTATCGATCCTGTGATCGTCTGCGACTGCGAGCCCCGCCATTATCAGGCGTTTTGCATGCTCCTGCGATTCCGCCAGCCCGTACTCCACCAAAAGCAGATCGAGGCGTTCCTTTTTCATAATCCGCCGTAAACGGATTTCACTTTCTCAAACATCTGCTCAGCGGTTAAGCCGCAGATCTGTCTGAGTTCCTTCACTGAGCCGTGCTCTATGAATATATCAGGTATGCCGAAGCGGACAACCCTCGCCCTGCTTCCGCCGTCCATAAGGACAGACTGAACCTCTTCCCCTGCTCCGCCTTTGACGGAACCCTCCTCCACAGTTACCACAAGCTTTTTCGAGCCTATGACGCCGCACAGGTATTCCTGATCCAGAGGCCTGAGAAAGCGGAGGTTTATGAGTGATACCTGCCCGTACTCCTCTTTCAGGTTTTTCCAGAGCTTGTACGATTCCTCAAAAATATGTCCGACTGAGACTATTGCTATCTCCCCTTCCGCTTCTATCACTTCCGGTCTGCCGTATTCAACAGATGAAACGGGCAGTTCGGGATAATGGTGAGCCTCGCCTCTGGCGTATCTCACCGCTGAGGGGCCTTTGAGCGCCATTGTCATTTTAAGCATGGTCTCAAGCTCATAGCTGTCCTTAGGGAGCATGATGGAGATGTTCGGTATCATGCGGAAATAAGATATGTCAAACACACCGTGGTGCGTCGGGCCGTCAGCACCCACAAGCCCGCCTCTGTCCACACAGAAAACAACGGGAAGGTTCTGCACTGCCACATCATGAATTATCTGATCAAAAGCGCGCTGGAAGAAGGTGGAATATATGGCAACATACGGGCGTATTCCGCTTATGGCAAGCCCCGCGGCAAATGTCACCGCATGCTGCTCCGCTATGCCCACATCAAAGAACCTGTCGGGGCATTTCTGTTCAAACTCGCACAGCCCCGTGCCGTCCTTCATGGCGGCACTTATCGCGGCTATTTCTTTATTTTTAACGCCCATTTCGGCAAGAACCTTTCCGAAGACATCAGTGTATGATTCGGCGCTGCCCAGCTTGGAGGAACAGCCTGTACTGACATCAAACGATGAAACACCGTGAAATCTGGACGGATCTTTCTCGGCGTGCCCGTACCCCTGCCCTTTTTTGGTGGAGACATGGATTATCACCGGCCCGTCCTGAAGCATGGCGTTCTGAAACGCTTTGTCCAGATCTGCCACCTTGTGTCCGTTCACCGGGCCTATGTATCTGAGCCCCAGTTCCTCAAAGAGGATTCCGGGTGTGAAAAGGCCGACTATCCCCTCCTCCATCTTCTTGGCTATTTTCAGAAGTCTGGGACCGAGGGGGCGTTTTTCCAGCAGGCTCTGCACATCCTTTCTGAAACGGGTGTACATTTTGCCTGTCATAAGGTTTGAAAGGTAATGGGAGAAAGCGCCCACATTGCTGCTTATGGACATTTCATTATCGTTCAGGACAACTATCATCCGCTTGTCAAGATGACCGAGGTTATTGAGCGCCTCAAACGCCATACCAGCAGTCATGGCTCCGTCACCTATGACGGCAACGACTTTTCTGTCCCGCCCCAGTATCGAATCAGCAACTGTCATACCGAGACCGGCGGAGATTGATGTGCTGGTGTGCCCTACCCCGAAAGCATCGAATGAACTCTCGGAGGGTTTGATGAAGCCTGATA
The genomic region above belongs to Geovibrio ferrireducens and contains:
- a CDS encoding glycosyltransferase family 9 protein, whose translation is MKFLLIQLYQTGDVVLTTHIQREIKNAYPDAEIDFLTFTANKPVLENSPYLRNILTTDRKSGLKGLIKIIIQIRKNKYDAVLDFMNNPRTALISLFSGAKNTVGYATSRRRRFYNTLASRLEGSPGETKLSLIAPFISDFRPETHNTRPELFTSEAADEKAAEVLSSFGIKDSDFIVTMSPTHKRDTRRWKLKHFMNIASFVTEKYDAKVILTYGPGEKGYITDNVPVMPENVYLMPQLSLGEFTALIKRAKLHIGNDSAPHHIATAFKIPTFIIIGSSHTSWVFSSPEHTCITKGMDCQPCGKSVCAISGEIPCMENLTADDVKPALERFIKNVFRL
- a CDS encoding polysaccharide deacetylase family protein, whose amino-acid sequence is MRVLARGGYTPVSAVRLHEFMLGDGDLPRRPVVITFDGCLFDNWVNAMPVLDEFGFKAVFFCITGFLHDTPRRPQHENQTLPDRDQAFEQALCNKDFSGFMSRQEVYETVHGLGHEVYSGSVTHPMIFSSASQNGIFPDKQHWCFHSICGKLHKGDKVYDIGSALAYNGYVIKDGSPVLRGMDERAKLCRFELEESKKELEYLLARPCGFFSWPCGQYDKLSLSILEETGYKGAFTFDRGSNARNTDVRYIKRIKVKGRRPLIWLRKKLGIYSNSITASLFGRKFKLKI
- a CDS encoding M23 family metallopeptidase, with product MMKKFVFSVLTAVLIFTAQVSHASPYIERTVKFGETLYSILGGIFDSAQVVEIVKEIKSQLPDFTLKAGATLLTDENSVLFKLSMDKELRVEKDGDGFRVEAVKYPVETVTAYVSGTIESSLYNAITSTGEDFSLAMKMAEIYEWEIDFFKDIRHGDSFTLLVDKRFIKGEFAGYGRVHAADFFNNGRHIRALYYENGKTRGYFTPEGNALKKGFLKAPLKFGRVSSTFSYNRLHPVLNKVRPHLGVDYAAPVGTPIYATADGYVSKRGYGKYNGNYIGLRHTNDYHTLFLHLSRFANGMNVGKYVRQGEVIGYVGSTGISTGPHVDYRLRKGNTYINPLTFKAPAPKLPKAEVAEFQDTTKYYASRLDEVLVKAAYASKTVPTM
- a CDS encoding DedA family protein, translated to MLSAFVNFVLDAVHGMGYWGIVFLMALESSFVPFPSEVVVPPAGYLAAQGKMNIYFVVLSGVAGSVIGALVNYFIAVYMGRGLLKKYGRYLFLNEEKFAKVDGFFLKHGEVTTFTGRLIPVIRQYISFPAGLAGMNIPKFCFYTGLGAGIWVVVLAWVGFFIGNNPELMHSKLKTISILLLVFVAVIIVCYFYFQKKRKKAV
- the recN gene encoding DNA repair protein RecN; protein product: MLNMLRVENLSVIESATVEFGEGLNIITGETGAGKSVFIGALKLLLGERFARTLLRDEEKKLVVEGLFSGDFSHLTGDTREQFEIEDEVIIRREIDSAGKNRVYLNGKLATVVQLKEVAEGFADIHGQHEHQRLLNPACHIEFLDAAVEQKPKDAYLAAYGKYLEKKKKFENIKSDIAKTLKEKDILEFQLNEIESMRIDPGTDEGLEEKIKMLSHMEKIREAAATSLNYLKDGEINASELIGNASSLMSSVADYGAELASAADSLADVGYKIADVTAFLEKMLDMQELDPEELNRLMDRKFRLANLMKKYGGTLDEVIRHGQVIKERLDNLFLDEDSMSRMEKEVTALHSEAQKKADELNSARKKAAEKLSAEIIKNLSELELKNSVFKLEFFPQDELDELGGVRTEFYISTNPGFPPAPLARVASGGEISRVMLSLKDVFAESDRVGTLVFDEIDTGISGKTAKQVAKKLGSIARGKQVIVITHLPVVAAEGNRHFHISKGTDGDKARTDVKALCDDEREEVLALMIAGEKTPSSLEQAKELLTGRGGNA
- a CDS encoding NAD(+)/NADH kinase, producing MKTISIIAKPHGEKVRQTLEKVCAFLAEKGVCILFEEKAAAVMGAEPADHDEIREKSDLVVVLGGDGTLISAARLLGSKETPVLGVNLGRLGFLTETRVDEAVAALDDFLNDNYRLEKRMKLHCHIEEEGRKTLEIEVLNDVVLNKSDLARIIEMEVYINGDFVNRYRADGLIISTPTGSTAYNLAAGGPIVHPETETIIISPICPHALTNRPIVISDNSNITIKLRSRDENVSITYDGQVWRSIDPTMTISVKKAQSPTVLVVPKNKNYYSLLREKLGWGDS
- a CDS encoding TlyA family RNA methyltransferase; its protein translation is MKKERLDLLLVEYGLAESQEHAKRLIMAGLAVADDHRIDKPGQMISRDAVLRLKETLPYVSRGGLKLEKAVSAFGLDFKNKTVLDIGASTGGFTDLALQKGAKKVFAVDVGTNQLHEKLKKDSRVINLEQTNFRTIPFETIGEKADIIVSDVSFISLSMIIPSCVQFCREGTEAVLLIKPQFEAERGEIGRNGIVSDTSVHVRVIESVIRAAEESSLFFRGLVQSPIRGAKGNLEYPAYFVYNCPSDFVGLTEIIKRVADENYIYYSKASRGESQTDS
- the dxs gene encoding 1-deoxy-D-xylulose-5-phosphate synthase, which encodes MGTIEKLKLPDDIKKLDYQQAEILAAETREIIIGTVSKNGGHLAPSLGVVELTISLLRNFTPLYDRIVWDVGHQSYAYKILTDRKDRFHTLRTFKGISGFIKPSESSFDAFGVGHTSTSISAGLGMTVADSILGRDRKVVAVIGDGAMTAGMAFEALNNLGHLDKRMIVVLNDNEMSISSNVGAFSHYLSNLMTGKMYTRFRKDVQSLLEKRPLGPRLLKIAKKMEEGIVGLFTPGILFEELGLRYIGPVNGHKVADLDKAFQNAMLQDGPVIIHVSTKKGQGYGHAEKDPSRFHGVSSFDVSTGCSSKLGSAESYTDVFGKVLAEMGVKNKEIAAISAAMKDGTGLCEFEQKCPDRFFDVGIAEQHAVTFAAGLAISGIRPYVAIYSTFFQRAFDQIIHDVAVQNLPVVFCVDRGGLVGADGPTHHGVFDISYFRMIPNISIMLPKDSYELETMLKMTMALKGPSAVRYARGEAHHYPELPVSSVEYGRPEVIEAEGEIAIVSVGHIFEESYKLWKNLKEEYGQVSLINLRFLRPLDQEYLCGVIGSKKLVVTVEEGSVKGGAGEEVQSVLMDGGSRARVVRFGIPDIFIEHGSVKELRQICGLTAEQMFEKVKSVYGGL